A window of Cellulomonas fimi contains these coding sequences:
- a CDS encoding alpha-amylase family protein — protein sequence MRIRDTGDLWWKNAVVYCLDVETYMDWNDDGVGDLPGLVQRIDHLADLGVTCLWLMPFYPTADRDDGYDIIDFYGVDPRLGDAGDLVELIRTARDRGIRVIADLVVNHTSDRHPWFRSARSSVDSPFRDFYVWSATKPPDTSDQVVFPDQETGIWTLDEKTGEYYRHRFYRHQPDLNTANPRVRDAIAKVVGYWAEVGLSGFRVDAVPFFLADAAKGKGDEIERPHDYLKSLRAFLTRRTGDAILMGEVNLPYEEQRLFFGDDDGDGTADGDELTLQFDFVLMQQLYLALARRDAGPVATTLAARPPIPRDAQWATFVRNHDELTLDKLSDDERAEVFAAFGPDPDMQLYGRGLRRRLPTMLDGDPRRVRMVYSLLFSLPGTPVLFYGEEIGMGENLAAEGRMAVRTPMQWTSERNGGFSRARASRLSGPVVEGGYGPEHVNVADQRRDPGSLLTFVQTLVRRYRESPELGWATDVEILDQPHAAVLAHRSTWQDGSTVALHNLGDEAVEVPLDLPDAVPDDDGGPAVRLVDLLHAQEWTCDERGRATVPLDAYGYRWLRVVRADSRRLL from the coding sequence ATGAGGATCCGCGACACCGGCGACCTGTGGTGGAAGAACGCGGTCGTGTACTGCCTCGACGTCGAGACGTACATGGACTGGAACGACGACGGCGTCGGCGACCTGCCGGGGCTCGTCCAGCGCATCGACCACCTCGCCGACCTCGGCGTGACGTGCCTGTGGCTCATGCCGTTCTACCCGACGGCCGACCGCGACGACGGCTACGACATCATCGACTTCTACGGCGTCGACCCGCGGCTCGGCGACGCCGGCGACCTGGTCGAGCTCATCCGCACCGCGCGAGACCGGGGGATCCGCGTCATCGCGGACCTCGTCGTCAACCACACGAGCGACCGGCACCCGTGGTTCCGCTCGGCACGCAGCAGCGTCGACTCGCCGTTCCGCGACTTCTACGTGTGGAGCGCGACGAAGCCGCCGGACACGTCGGACCAGGTCGTCTTCCCCGACCAGGAGACGGGCATCTGGACGCTCGACGAGAAGACGGGCGAGTACTACCGGCACCGCTTCTACCGCCACCAGCCCGACCTCAACACGGCCAACCCGCGCGTCCGCGACGCGATCGCCAAGGTCGTCGGCTACTGGGCGGAGGTCGGCCTCTCGGGGTTCCGCGTCGACGCCGTGCCGTTCTTCCTGGCCGACGCGGCCAAGGGCAAGGGCGACGAGATCGAGCGCCCGCACGACTACCTCAAGTCGCTGCGCGCGTTCCTCACCCGACGCACGGGCGACGCGATCCTCATGGGCGAGGTCAACCTGCCGTACGAGGAGCAGCGGCTGTTCTTCGGCGACGACGACGGCGACGGCACCGCCGACGGCGACGAGCTGACGCTGCAGTTCGACTTCGTCCTCATGCAGCAGCTCTACCTCGCGCTCGCACGCCGCGACGCTGGGCCGGTCGCGACGACGCTGGCGGCACGGCCGCCGATCCCGCGCGACGCGCAGTGGGCGACGTTCGTGCGCAACCACGACGAGCTGACCCTCGACAAGCTGAGCGACGACGAGCGCGCCGAGGTGTTCGCGGCGTTCGGCCCCGACCCCGACATGCAGCTGTACGGACGCGGCCTGCGCCGGCGGCTGCCCACGATGCTCGACGGCGACCCGCGGCGCGTGCGGATGGTCTACTCGCTGCTCTTCTCGCTGCCCGGCACGCCCGTGCTGTTCTACGGCGAGGAGATCGGCATGGGGGAGAACCTCGCCGCCGAGGGACGCATGGCGGTGCGCACGCCGATGCAGTGGACCTCCGAACGCAACGGCGGGTTCTCGCGGGCGCGCGCGTCCCGGCTCAGCGGGCCGGTCGTCGAGGGCGGGTACGGGCCCGAGCACGTGAACGTCGCGGACCAGCGCCGCGACCCCGGTTCGCTGCTCACGTTCGTGCAGACGCTCGTGCGCCGCTACCGCGAGAGCCCCGAGCTCGGCTGGGCCACCGACGTCGAGATCCTCGACCAGCCGCACGCGGCCGTCCTCGCGCACCGCAGCACGTGGCAGGACGGCTCCACGGTCGCCCTGCACAACCTCGGCGACGAGGCCGTCGAGGTCCCGCTCGACCTGCCCGACGCGGTGCCCGACGACGACGGCGGCCCTGCGGTGCGGCTCGTCGACCTGCTGCACGCGCAGGAGTGGACCTGCGACGAGCGAGGCCGGGCGACGGTCCCGCTCGACGCGTACGGGTACCGGTGGCTGCGCGTCGTGCGCGCGGACAGCCGTCGCCTGCTGTGA
- a CDS encoding DUF6766 family protein yields MSARRTLRDSSLSVFFALIFVAAVVGQALSGVALYNEEQRADGLDPITVARYLTSSQFAVDITENWQSEFLQFLLYILATVWLVQVGSPESKKPEEVGRESDEDQRVAEHATEDSPAWARVRGWRLSVYSHSLGLVMGSIFLLSWYAQSLAGSVAYSEEQLRDHLDPVSWSEYLTLPDFWNRTLQNWQSEFLAVLSMVVLSIYLRERGSPESKPVGASHDATGVEG; encoded by the coding sequence GTGAGCGCCCGCCGGACGTTGCGGGACAGCTCGCTCAGCGTGTTCTTCGCGCTGATCTTCGTCGCGGCGGTCGTCGGGCAGGCGCTCAGCGGGGTCGCGCTCTACAACGAGGAGCAGCGCGCGGACGGCCTCGACCCGATCACGGTCGCGCGGTACCTCACGTCGTCGCAGTTCGCCGTGGACATCACGGAGAACTGGCAGTCGGAGTTCCTGCAGTTCCTGCTCTACATCCTCGCGACCGTGTGGCTCGTGCAGGTCGGCTCGCCCGAGTCGAAGAAGCCCGAGGAGGTGGGCCGCGAGAGCGACGAGGACCAGCGCGTCGCCGAGCACGCGACCGAGGACTCCCCGGCCTGGGCGCGCGTGCGCGGGTGGCGGCTGTCGGTCTACTCGCACTCGCTCGGGCTCGTCATGGGCTCGATCTTCCTGCTCAGCTGGTACGCCCAGTCGCTCGCCGGCAGCGTCGCGTACTCCGAGGAGCAGCTGCGCGACCACCTGGACCCCGTGTCGTGGTCGGAGTACCTGACGCTGCCGGACTTCTGGAACCGGACCCTGCAGAACTGGCAGTCCGAGTTCCTCGCGGTGCTGTCGATGGTCGTGCTGTCGATCTACCTGCGCGAGCGCGGCTCGCCCGAGTCGAAGCCGGTGGGCGCGTCGCACGACGCGACGGGCGTCGAGGGCTGA
- a CDS encoding TIGR03885 family FMN-dependent LLM class oxidoreductase produces the protein MTVVGFHHSHEQIHPRALLEAARHAQDVGFDAGMCSDHWAPWSATQGHSGFAWTWLGAALATTDLPFGVVNAPGQRYHPAVIAQAAATLGAMYPGRFWVALGSGENVNEHITGDRWPSKAERDARLRECVDVIRALLDGEEVTHDGLVRVDRARLWTLPAEKPLLIGPAVTPATAARHADWADGLVTVNQDPAVLRDVVESYRSAGGRGTLALQVHVAWAPDEDAAFALAREQWTANVVGPPVAWDLDTPESFDALVPNLTDDLVRRSVLVEHDPARLRDRIAALVEIGFDAVYLHQVATDETAGHDKHPVAEPTATPADRNLRAFLDMAGEHLVPQLREVTA, from the coding sequence ATGACCGTCGTCGGCTTCCACCACTCGCACGAGCAGATCCACCCGCGCGCGCTCCTCGAGGCCGCCCGGCACGCCCAGGACGTGGGCTTCGACGCGGGGATGTGCTCCGACCACTGGGCGCCGTGGAGCGCCACGCAGGGGCACTCCGGGTTCGCCTGGACGTGGCTCGGCGCCGCGCTCGCGACCACCGACCTCCCGTTCGGCGTCGTCAACGCGCCCGGGCAGCGGTACCACCCCGCGGTGATCGCGCAGGCGGCCGCGACGCTCGGCGCGATGTACCCGGGCCGGTTCTGGGTCGCGCTCGGGTCGGGCGAGAACGTCAACGAGCACATCACCGGCGACCGGTGGCCGTCCAAGGCCGAGCGCGACGCGCGCCTGCGCGAGTGCGTCGACGTGATCCGCGCGCTGCTCGACGGCGAGGAGGTCACGCACGACGGCCTCGTGCGCGTCGACCGGGCGCGGCTCTGGACCCTGCCCGCCGAGAAGCCGCTGCTGATCGGCCCGGCGGTCACCCCCGCGACCGCGGCCCGGCACGCCGACTGGGCGGACGGCCTCGTCACCGTCAACCAGGACCCGGCCGTCCTGCGCGACGTCGTCGAGTCGTACCGGTCCGCCGGGGGCCGCGGCACGCTCGCGCTCCAGGTCCACGTCGCGTGGGCACCCGACGAGGACGCCGCGTTCGCGCTCGCGCGTGAGCAGTGGACCGCGAACGTCGTGGGGCCGCCCGTCGCGTGGGACCTCGACACCCCCGAGTCCTTCGACGCGCTCGTCCCGAACCTCACCGACGACCTCGTGCGCCGCTCGGTGCTCGTCGAGCACGACCCCGCGCGGTTGCGGGACCGGATCGCCGCGCTCGTGGAGATCGGCTTCGACGCCGTCTACCTGCACCAGGTCGCGACGGACGAGACGGCCGGTCACGACAAGCACCCCGTCGCCGAGCCGACCGCCACGCCCGCGGACCGGAACCTGCGCGCGTTCCTCGACATGGCGGGCGAGCACCTCGTCCCGCAGCTGCGGGAGGTGACGGCATGA